The genomic segment GCACCGCACTGGCCAGGCAGGTCGAGGGTGTCGCTGAGGCGATCGCGGGTGCTGCCGACACGTCATTTTTGATCGCGCGGATCATTGCGACCACCGAATCGACCCGCGATGAGGTGGCCGATCCCGATGACAAAGCGTGGCGGGCGGCGCTACCGAAGCGGGCAGCCGATGCGATGGAGCGTGACCTCCAGGTTCGACTCGGCCAAGACGCCGCTCTCGCACGCCGACTGTTGCTCCCACTTGCTTACGCGCAAGGCCCGGGTCTTCCGTGGGAGGACATCTGGCCACAACTCGCTCAGCGCCTTACCCCCGGAGAGCCCGTGACGGCCGAACAGCTGATCTGGATGAGACGCGCGGCCGGCTCCTACGTCGTCGAAGGCAATAGCCAGGGGCGTTCCGTCTATCGGCTCTACCACCGATCGCTGGCGGATCACCTGCTCGACGAGCGCGACACCCAGGCCGATCATCGCGCGATCGTCGAGACGCTGCTGGCCGCAGTGCCGTACACATCCGGAGCAGGGCGCGACTGGACATCAGTGCACCCATATCTCGCCGACCACCTACCTACACACGCCGCGCAGGGTGGCGTGCTCGACGACCTGCTCACCGATCCCGGGTTCCTTCAGGCGGCCAATGTTATCTCGCTGCTGGATGTCGTTTCTCGGGCGACCACCGACGAGGCGCGGATGGCGGCCCAAGCTTACGAGCGTGCCGCAGCCCGCCAACAGCAGGAACCTGAAGCGCTGCACATCGCTGCGCTGCAAGTCGCAGCGGCGCCACTGGCCCAGCGGCTGCGCCAGCTGCACACTGCCGAAAACCGCCGATGGTGCCCGAAGTGGGGATTCTGGGCAGCGCTGCGCGATACGGGGCGCAGCATTGGCGAACTCGACGAACCCGCCCGGTCGATTTTCGCCGTTCCCACCGCCAACGAGCCCGCGGTTGTCATCTCGACCGAGCATCGCATTGAGTATTGGACACTACATCCACCGCTGCGCCGCGCGGGACAGGGTTTCGATCAGTCCGTGAGCTGCGCCGGGATGTGTTCGTGGAACGATCAACCGGCCGTAGCGGTAGGCCGCGAGTCCGGCTGGGTCGAAATTTACACCCTCCCCGATATGCGCCCCGCCACTAGCTGGTCGGCCCATCGGCGGTCAGTGAAAGCCCTTGCCGGCGTTGACAATCAGTCCTGGCTCATCACCGGGGACGAAGACGGCACCATAAAAGTGTGGTCGATTCCTGGCCAGATCGAGCTCAAAGAGAGAAAAAGCGCGCACAGAAACATTCACCAAATGCAAGTTCTCACGCGGGACAGCGGCCACATCCTTATCACATGCGGGGACGCCTGGTGCGAGCCTAATCAACGCGATGATCTCCCGACCGTGGCGGCATGGAGGCTGCCGTCGCTCGCCCCGCTGGCCGCCCACCTGCAAGATGACAACAACCGCTACATCCACGGCGTGGACGCAGTCACCACCGGCGATGTCGTCCGGATCCTAGCCTATTACGCTTACCACACCGCCGTCCTGATTCTTCGGGACGGCGATGACCCCGCCATTACCCTCGAACATCGGATTGATGACGTGTCCACCAGCCGCGCCTTCATACCTCTGCGCGATGGCGCCGGAATCCTTTGTCGCAAATACGATCTTTTACCAATGCGGTTCCCGCACGGACCCAACGAGCGGATTCTCACGGACTCCGCAGTCGAGATGGACCCGCAATGGTGGTGCGGGCCATTCCTGATCAAGGGTGAAGAGTTTCTCGCAGGTTGCCATCGCATGATCCGGCTGTGGCGCACATCCAGGATGGTGACGGGGCCGTCCGTTCCGGACGGCCCGCAACTCCACGGCCGCGCAATGGTTTTCAGCGCCGTCTGCCACGGCCCCGGTGTGCTCTACGCCGGGTCAGCAAGCGGCGAAGTGACCACCTTTCACGCCGAGTCCGGGCAACTCGTGGACCATCGCGCAGTTCAAGATAGCGAGATGATGGCGCTTTGTAGCGTGGTCCTCCCGTCAGGCCGCACGGTCTTGGTGCAGCTCACCGCCAACGGGTGGATCGTCGGAGCAGATGGCACGACGCGGGACGGTTTATGGTCGCAGCAGTTGACACCGTTCACGGCCTGGGCGCTTGCCACAGCGCAGCTGGATGGCAGACCGATCATAATCGTCCCGACGCAAGTTTCCGGTCCCGGCGCCACCGCCAGATGGTGGGGCTGCATCCTGATGGACGCCGAGACCGGCAAGGCACTGGTGACTCCAACTCCATGCGGCTTCCGCCGCTTGGAGTTGGAGACCTTCCAGGACAAGACCCTGACATGTGTGGCGGCAACGGAGATTCGCGGCTCAACCGTCGTCGCGACCGGCGGACAAGCCAAACGAGTGGCCCTGTGGTCACTGAGCAAGCTCCCAGTGCCCATCGAACTGTCGCCAAGCAGCGACAGCCCGATCCAGGCGGTCGCCTTCGGACCCGGAATTCTGGTGTCCGGCGCCGAGGATGGGACATTGGACTGTTGGGATACAAAGGCGTGGGACCCAAAGACGTTGGACTACTGGGTTTCAGAAAAGCGGGACCCCCTGTGGACGGTCCGACAGGCCCATCCACATTTGACCAGCCTGACGACGACCGTCGCCGACGGTCGACAGTTGGTTGTCAGCGCCGGCCGCGATCGCGTCATCCGTATGTGGGGGATCGACGGCACGCCAATCAATTCGATCAACATCGACGAAGAAATCTTGTCGCTGGACGTCACCGTGGATGGCCGATGCGCAGTCGGCACCTACCGCGGTGTACTCGAATTATCGTTGTGATGATGGTCGTACCTTCAGCTTTGGTCGTGTGAGACGGGTGCTTAAGAACGAGGCAACCTGCCGAGGTCCGGTAAGCAAGAGTACAGGCGAACAGCGGTATGCTCCTACGCAACTCCGACCGACGATCGCGGCATGAACGGGCCTGTGCACAGGAAACATGCCAACAATAATCCTGTCTCTGCGCCTGCCGCGTATCTGATTGGACCCGACCCCACCGGTCAATCCGACGTGCGAATAGAGCACATATGCGATCTATCCGATGAGAATCACGGGCGTTACACGGCCGCCGAGCGGATGTTGCATGACATCGTTGTGGCCAACGTTTTCACCTATGTCCAAGGCTCGCTGAAGGTGTTCGAGACGGTGTGAAAAGGCGCTAATGCGGCGTTGGCGTCCAAAGAGATTCGCCCAACACCGACCCACGGGGTGCAACGCTCTGGAACACGCAGCTCCGTGCCGCCGCCCTGTCACTGTGCATGAGTTTGGTATACCACCAGGAGCAGACGTATCAGGACGTCTGTGATCGCCATGGGACGGACAGTCAAGCTCATCAGACGGCCAGGGCGGTCTTCGGCCAGCTATATGACGGCTATCGCGGGTATCGGTACCTTTATGGGCTTCGCAACGTGATGGTTCATGACAAGATGGACGCGATTGCGCTGAGCGCCGAGATTACTCGTGGCGACAGTGGCCAAACGGTAGCTATGTACGACTTGCTAATCGACAGGTCGGCGACGGCTGAATCACCGAAGCTGAACCGCAATCTCCGGGATGAATTCGCGGCGCTCGATGAGAACCCAGCCTGCTGGAAGTACTGCATGAAGTCGCTCAGCCGTTCGTCGACGCCAACCGGAAGCTCCGCGACATCACTCACCCGGATTTAACGCAAACCTGCCAAACCGTCGTCGAATTCGATGATCTCTTCGACGAGCGGCCGGGAACCCGAGCGCTTGTCCATGAGCAGAGCCCTCAGGTGATCGCCAGTTTCCGCTTCAGCTACACAGGCGTTCCGCCAGAAGTCATTCATTTCGCCCGCACTTACTAGCCCGGGAGTTCCGTTGACGGCGTCTAATCCGACACGAGGTTCATGCCATCGTGCGCCCGTGAATGCACATCGTCTTGCAACGCATCCAGAACACGCACGGCGAAGGCAGGATTCATCGCTGACTGGACCTCTTCCCTTGTCATCCAACGAACTTCGCGCGCTTCCGCGGTCGGGTGAGCGTCCCCATCGGCCGGACGGCAGCGATAGACCAGAGCGACTATCCCATGAGTGAGGTTCTTGTAAACGCCGGTCAGACGTTCCACCGTGACCTCTAGACCAGTTTCTTCGAGCACTTCGCGCCGGACGCCGCCCTCAAAGGGTTCCTGCAGTTCGAGCACTCCACCGGGGGCTTCCCAGTGGCCGTTGTCGTCTCGGCGGATCACAAGAACAAGAGCAGTTCTCACGAAAGGTCCACAATGTCAGTTCCGAAGTGGCTAAAGGTGTCCCACCAGCAAGTTTTCCCACACCGAGCGTTCGTGGTGTCCGACGTCACGGCCGTGATCGATTACGAGCGGTCAACGAAGGACAACAAGGTTCAAGCGACTGATCGAGACTCCGAACCCTCACCGTCAAGTTCGCAACACCCAGCAGCCTGTGTGCCCGCGAACAGTGCCGGAACGCCCTTCACGCCAGTCATTTTCGAAGAGCTGTGCGTATTGCCGTACGTCGACAGTTCGAGCGAATCCGGCCGCATTGCATGGTCGTTTCGGGCATCGGGCATGACTGCCGACACCGGCAAGGGGGCTCCTCAGCCGGAGACCGGGTGTCAGCATGAGTCCGTACGACCCCGTAGTACCTAGCGATCCCTATTCGATTCCTGACCCCGACGGCGGCTTCGACTTCTTTGACCTCACGCACTTGCTGGCGGTCGGCGCCATGTGGCGCACCGCGGTGATCGGCGTGGTCAAAGTTTCGCTCGTCGTTTGGAGACTGCGTTCGCCCTCCACATTTGGGCGTTATGTTGCAACCCCAGCGCGGCGGGCCCGATGGCTGCTATGGGCGTTGATTTCCTGGCCGCGGGTTGCTAAGGCCTGCGGGTTGTCCACTTCGGAGCGGGTCACCCGCACGGACTCACAGGGCAAGAGCAAGACGAGCACAGTCTGGACTCATCCTCGCGTCCTCGGGGTGAGCATCTCCGGCGACTGCCTGCGAATGACCGTCCGCACACGGACCGGTCAGACGGTGGATGACCTAGAGAATTCGGTGCCCGCAATCCGTGACGCCCTCGGGGCACATTCCGCCCGCTCGACGGTCGTTGCCCCCGGCATGGTCCGGATGGAATTCGTTATGAAGCAACATCTTTCCATCGTCGAGACTGCTAGACAGCCAACCAGTTGCGCGGCGAAGGCCGTTGAGATCGGTCGGCGCGAGAACGGGTCGGCCTGGATTCTCCGCGTCGCTGGCTTGCACACCCTGACCGTCGGGTGCTCAGGAGCGGGCAACGGTTCCATTTTTTGGGGCATCGCAGGCGGATTGGCTCCGGCCGTGAAGTCAGGAACTGTGCGGCTTTTCGCGGTAGATCTCAAGTACGGGATCGAAGTGTCAGTCGGCTCCGCGCTATTCACCAAAGTCGCGACGACCGAGGCCGATGCCGCGAGGCTACTGACCAAGTTGGAGGAGCTGCTCGATAGCCGCGGACGCAAGATGGCCGGCCGAGCCCGTTCGCACACGCCAAGCACCGCCGAGCCCCTCATGGTGCTGCTCATTGACGAATTGGCCGGCCTGACCGCCTACATGACAGACGCCGGTCTTAAAAGGCAAGTCGCGACCTCGCTTTCACGCATCCTGACAAAGGGCAGAGCCGTCGGAATCGTGGTCGCGGCGTTCATGCAGGACCCACGCAAGGAGATCCTGCCCATGCGCGGACTGTTCACCCAAACCGTTGCACTCCGGCTGCGTTCACGCGACGAGGTCGCGATGGTTCTGGTTGATGGCCTCGCCGATGCCGCGCCCGCGCACCGCATTCACCCAAATGAACCTGGGACCGGATACGTCATCGACGAAGACGGATCAACGGTGCGGGTCCGCGCCAACTACTGGCCTGACTCGCTAATCCGTTCAGTTGCAAACGAATACGGGCTAGCTCAAAGCTACCAGGTCCGGCAGAGAGCCGAGGACATCGGCATGGCAACTCTCGGCATCAGCACCGCGGCCACCGTTAGCGCAACCTTCCCGGAGCTGCTGACAGCAGAGCAGGTTGCCGAACTGCTCGGCGTCTCGGCCGCGACCGTGAGCCGATGGGGCGCGCTGCGCGAACACGGCGCAGATGTGGGGCCGCCGTGCTACACGCTGTCTGATCGCGTAAGACGTTGGGACGCAGCGGAAGTCCGCGTGTGGCTCAAGCAGGTCCGCCGCTAGATGGCCGGCTCAGCACCGCGCGGTATCCGTAAGCGGGCCAATGCAGCCGGCCAGACGCGCTACCAAGTGCGGTACCTGGTGCGTGATCCAAACTCCCCGGTCAGGATGGGTCGAGACGTCATCGACGTTTGCCACCATGCGGGAAGCGCGCGCGTTCAAGGCCGATCGCGACGGCGAGGCGGCGATCGGGGCCCGACGATTCGACCCCAGACTTGGCCGCGCCAGCCTCTCCGCTATCTGGACGCAATACAGCGCATCGAAGCAGCCGGCCGTTTCCCCTAAGACGTGGAGCGGCTACGCGCAGCATTGGGAGCTGCGTATCAGCCCGCGCTTCGGCCATGTCCCGGTTGACGAGATCAGCCGGAAGGACGTGCAGCAGTTCATCGGCGGCCTCACCGTGGGCCCGTGGGCCAAACTCGCCACGCTCCGGCTGCTGCGCTCGATTCTCGACATGGCTCGCGAGGACGGCCGAATCCACACCAACCCGGCTCAAGGCGTATCGGCCGGGCGGATACCGGCCCGAGAACGGCACCGCTACCTCACGACCACCGAAGTCGCCGCGCTGGCATCGGCGTGCGGCGACCAGGGCGACATCGTCACGATCCTGGCCTTCACCGGGCTGCGTTGGTCCGAACTCGTGTGGCTGCGCGTCGGCGACATCGACTTGAAGGCACGACGGCTCTACGTCCGACAGGCTGCCCCGGAAGTTGAGGGACGGATCATCGTCGGACCGCCGAAGACTCGGGCTGCCGTCCGAACCATCCCGCTCCCGCAAATCGTCATTGACGCGCTCAAGCCACGAATCGAGAACCGCTCGGCCGGGCAACAAGCGATCACCTCGCCAAGCGGCGGCTTCCTCAGATTAAACAACTGGCGCCGGCACACCCACTGGAACGAAGCCCTGAAGAAAACCAAATTGGCGCCTCTGACCATCCACGACCTACGCCATACCTACGCGAGCCTCGCACGGGCCTCTGGCGCCGACCTTCGCTATGTACAGAAAACAATGGGGCACTCCACGCCGACCGTCACCGCAGACATCTACCGCGACCTCTACTCAGACGAACTCGACTACGTCGCAACGAACCTCGACCGGCTCCACGACGGCGCCAATAGCAAGGCGAACGGACAGAGACCGGACAAGACCAACCATCCATAGAGTGCTGTCACCGCGTCCGTGCAGCTCAAGAATGGTGGCCAGGGCCGGGATCGAACCGGCGACCTTCCGCTTTTCAGGCGGACGCTCGTACCAACTGAGCTACCTGGCCCGGAAGGCACCGATAACGTGCCTCGCCTTTGATGGGCGACCCTGACGGGACTCGAACCCGCGACCTCCGCCGTGACAGGGCGGCGCGCTAACCAACTGCGCCACAGGGCCTTGCTTTCCTGTTGTACTGCTCGCTGCGACGTTACCGCCGTTGCGCGTACCCCCAACGGGATTCGAACCCGTGCTACCGCCGTGAAAGGGCGGCGTCCTAGGCCACTAGACGATGGGGGCCAAAGTCCAACTACCGTTGGGAGCCGCACCAGCTTAGGTCACCGCAGGGCCAATCCTCAAACGAGCGCCGTTCGAGGCGCGTTTGGAGCCCAAGTATCCTGAACGTTCGCCGCCCCTATAGCTCAGTTGGTAGAGCTACGGACTTTTAATCCGCAGGTCCTAGGTTCGAGTCCTAGTGGGGGCACCAAAACGGCAGCCCACCCGGCTGGCTCCGGCCCGCGTGGCGGCGGGCGGGTTGTGGGGCAGATAACAGCGGGTCGAAGTCCTCGTTTGGCCGCCACCCGACTTGGTTATGCTTCGCGAGGTGAGTGTCGATCCGGCCTGGCAAAACGCGCCCGCAGCCCTGGTAACGATGGAAATCCGTCACCCCGCAACGGATTCCCTCACCGAATCGTCGAGCCGGGAGCTCAAAAGCCTCCTCGCCGACGACCTGCCCATCGAACGCCAAGCTCAGGACGTGGCCTGGGCAATGAGCCCGGGGGGAGGCCCGGCGCCCACGGCTGAGCAGTTCGCCCGCTATGTCAACCGGGACGGCACCCTGGCCGCCTCGATCAAGAGCCAGGCAATCGTCGTCGAGACCACCGCCTACGCCACGTTCGAAGCGCTGTCGGATGTCGCGATGCGCGTCATCGAGGCTCGCTCCCAGGTGTCATCGATCGTCGGGGTGGAACGCATCGGTCTGCGCTACCTCTTGGAAATTCGCGTCCCACTGGGCGCCGACGGGCGCATCGACTGGGCCGAATGGATCGCCGAGCCGCTGCTCGGCCCGCAACGCATCGCCCCCGGCGGGCTGACCCTGACCGAATGGCAGGGCGCCGCCGTCTACCGCGAGCAGCAACCGGGCAAATCGATGATCGTGCGCTACGGGCCCGGCATAGGCCAGGCGCTGGACCCCAACTACTACCTGCGCCGGACCCTGCCGGCGCAGCCCGGACCGTTTTTCCAACTGGACATCGACAGCTTTTGGACCCCGGCCGCCTCGATCCCCGAATACAACCGGGATGCGGTCCGTGCGACGTTCCACAATCTCTACGAGCCGGCCCGTGCGGTGTTTCAGGAAATGCTCACCAGCCGCCTCAGGGATGACCTGCAGGCTTGACGACCTATCAGGAGCGCAGCGCCCTGCTGTAGGTCACATCCGCGAAAGCCTGGGCAACCTCGTCTTCGGGATAGTGAAATCCGTTGGCCGCGTGCAGTTCCTTGACCGTCTGCGACGACACCTCCCAGCCGCGATGCCTAAGGTGGTCGACGAGGTGGCTGCGGTGGCCGTGGTAGACGAGATCGTTGAAGTCGACTTCGAAGCCGAGTTCACTCATCCGGTCGTGGTGCGCACGCCACCGCGGGTCCGCGAAAATCGCTGTGTCGGGGACGAATTCGAAAGCCAACTGGCTACCCGCGGCGCTGAGCTCGGTGACGTTGTCGAACAACGCATCTTGAGCCTCGTCGGGCAGGTACACCAGCAGGCCCTCGGCGCTCCACGCCGAGGGAGCCTTCGGGTCGAATCCCGCCGCCCGTAGTGCGCCGGCCCAGTCGTCGCGCAGATCGATCGCGACGGTGCGCCGCTCGGCGGTCGGCTGCGCGCCGAGATCGCCCAGGGTCAGGGTCTTGAACTCGATCACGTCGGGCATGTCGACCTCGTAGACGACAGTGCCCGCCGGCCACGGCAAACGGTAGGCGCGTGCATCCAGCCCCGAGGCGAGAATCACCGCCTGCGCGACGCCACTGCGTGCGGCGTGCAGGAAGTACTGGTCGTAGAACCTGGTGCGACAGGCCATCCCCTCGGCCGTGCGGCGGGGGTCGAAGTCGGCGTTCCCGCCGACCGGAATCTCCCCGTTGACCAACCGGACGTACACGTCGATCCCGACGGCCCGCACCAAAGCCGCGGCGTACGGGTCGTCGATCAACTTCTCGTCGTGGGAAAGCGCCCGGTGGGCGGCGACCATGGTTGCCGTCGCCCCGACGCTCGTCGCGAGGTCCCAGCGATCACTTTGGCTGCGCGCCATGGTGCTCCCTCAAATACGTATCCGAACAAACATAGACAAGCTAGTTATTACCACGGACGTCGGCGTCTGAACCGGTGGGGACTACTCTCCGACTTATCTGCCGCCCGCCAGCCGGAGGACCCGTGACCGATTTTGCCCAACGGACCATCGAGCTGGCCCGTCAAAACGTCGTCGAGGGCGGCCGCCCGTTCGCGACCGTGATCGTCCAAGACGGCGAGGTCCTGGCCGAAAGCGCCAACAAGGTCGCCCAGACGAACGATCCGACCGCCCACGCCGAGATCCTCGCGATCCGCGAGGCATGCATGAAGCTGGGCACCGAGCACCTGGTGGACGCCATCATCTACGTGATGGCCCACCCGTGCCCGATGTGCCTGGGCTCGCTGTACTACTGCTCCCCCAAAGAAGTCGTCTTCTTGATCACCCGCGAGTCCTACGAGCAGTACTACCTCGACGACCGCAAATACTTTGAGGTCTCGACGTTTTACGACGAATTCGCGAAGAACTGGGACCGACGCCGGCTGCCCATGCGATACCAGCCCCAGGACGCCGCGGTCCAGGTCTACCGGTTGTGGAACGAACGCAACGGCGGCGAACGCAAGTCGACGGTCGTCCCGTCCTGAAACCCTAGGAAACCTTGGGGCAGTAGTGCATTGGGTTGTCCCGCTCGTCGACGGGTGGCAAGTTGCGCGCCGGGGTGTGCACCAGCGGCGCGTCGGCCGGGATCCGTCCGGACGCCCGATCCAACCCCGCCCTGGCCCGCGGGTGCTTTCTGAATCGTGCTGGCACACAGGCGAACACGAGGCGAACGAAGTCGCCCAGGCGGCGGTGCAGCCATTCGTCGCGGCGCGACCACTGGTAGCCCATCAGTTGGCGCACCGGCGGGTCGTAGAGACCGACGGTGAACCAGACGAAGAACGGCGCCAGCAGCTTGCGTTGCGCCGCCCACAACCAATCCGGAACCTTGCGCGCAAATGGCGGCTTGGGCAGGTCGGTCAGATCCAGCACCGCACGTGCCGCCTCGTTGTTCTCTAGCACGTTGCGGCACATGTGATCCCAGTAAACCTGGAAGTCCTCCCAGGACGCCGGCACCGGCCGCATGCTCATGCCGTACATCCGATACCAGTCGATGTGTTCGTCGAACAGCTGGCGCTTCTGCTCCTCGGTCAGCCCACCGCAAAACCGTTCTGCCACATGGATAGTCCCGACGAAGAAGGTGGCGTGCGCCCAATAGAACACGTCGGGGTTCAGCGCGTGATACCGGCGGCCCTGTTCGTCGACACCCTTGATGTTGACGTGATAGTCGCGCACCTCGGCACCGGTGACCGGGGCGCGGTCCCCGTCGAAGACGACTCCGCCGATCGGATACAACGACCGCAACAGCCGAGGCCAGCGTTCCCGGAAGAAGGTCGAGTGGTCGCTGACTGCCGCGCCCAGCTGAGGGTGCATGTTCTGCATGGATCCCGCCCACGGGCCCTGCAACATGCCACGCCAATCTCCGAAGTATCGCCACGTCAGGGAATCGGGACCAAGTGGTGGCGCGTTATAACCAGATTGTGACACCGGACACCCGCTCGCGACCGCGTCGGAGGCGTGCACAGAAATTGCCGACTCGTCCAGAGTGGTCGCGTCACTACCAGCTTCGACGCTCGTCAGGGGGCAGGCTGCGGACGTATGTTTGGTCACTGTTGGGTTTCCTGTAGCTAACCGAATTCTGACTACGTGCGTTGTCAATTAAGAGCTTAGGAGCGATGTGCAGTCCGGTCAACGACGGGGCCGATGGTCCGGCGTCCCCCTGGAAAGTCGCCACGCTCTGCGACGCGACAACCTCATCGCCGCCGGCGTGCAATTACTGGGCAGCGAGCGCGGTCCCGCGCTGACCGTCCGGGCCGTGTGCCGCAAGGCCGCGCTGACCGAACGGTACTTCTACGAGAGCTTTTCCGACCGCGACGAATTCGTGCGCGCGGTCTACGACGACGTCTGTGCGCGAGCCATGACGACCCTCACTTCCGCGGACACCCCGCGGGAAGCGGTCGAGCAGTTCGTCGAGCTGATGGTCGACGACCCGGTACGCGGACGCGTACTGCTCTTGGCGCCTACCGTCGAGCCGATCCTGACCCTGTCGGGCGCCGAGTGGATGCCCAGCTTTATCGACCTGCTGCAGAAGAAGCTGTCCAACATCGGCGACCCGGTGCTGCAGAAAATGATCGCCACCGGCCTGGTCGGCGGCCTGACCAGCCTGTTCACCGCCTACCTGAATAGACAGCTCGGCGCCACCCGAAAACAATTCATCGATTATTGCGTCAACATGCTCTTCAACAGCGCGGCCCCGTATGTTTCGCCCCTTGACGGGGTATCCGAGTAAACGGCGTTCGTCCGCCAGAGCTACCTGCATAAGTACGTCAAGTTGTGACCCGGCGCGCGTGGGCCGGAACTTGAATGCTACTCACCGACACAGATATATTGACTGCAACCATTAGACACAGATAATTGGGGGTGGCATGCCAGCGTCAGCCGAACTGACCGACCTGCAGCTTTTGCATGAGCTTGAGCCTGTTGTCGAGAAGTACCTCAACCGGCACCTGAGCATGCACAAGTCCTGGAACCCGCACGACTACATCCCATGGTCCGACGGGAAGAACTTCTACGCGCTCGGCGGGCAGGACTGGCACCCCGAGCAAAGTCAGCTCTCTGACCTCGCCCAGGTGGCGATGGTGCAAAACCTGATGACGGAGGACAACCTGCCGTCATATCACCGCGAGATCGCGATGAACTTCGGCCTGGACGGCCCCTGGGGTACCTGGGTCAACCGCTGGACCGCCGAAGAAAACCGGCACGGGATCGCGCTGCGCGACTACCTGGTGGTGACCCGCGCAGTCGACCCCGTCGAATTAGAGAAGCTGCGCATCGAGGTGGTTAACCGGGGTTTCAGCCCGGGCCAGAACCACCAGGTTCGCGACGACCTGTTCGCCGAGAGCCTGTTCGACTCGGTCATCTATGTCACGTTCCAGGAGTTGGCCACCCGTATTTCGCACCGCAATACCGGTAGGGCCTGCAACGAGCCGATCGCCGACCAGCTGCTGGGCAAGATCTCGGCCGACGAGAACCTGCACATGATCTTCTACCGGGACGTCAGCGAGGCCGGCTTCGAGGTCGACCCCAACCAGGCGACGAGGTCGCTGCACAAGATCCTGCGCAACTTCCAGATGCCCGGCTTCCAGGTGCCCGAGTTCCGCCGCAAGGCCGTCTACATCGCGGTCGGCGGCGTCTACGATCCGCGCATCCACCTCGACGAAGTCGTGATGCCGGTGCTGAAGAAATGGCGTTTCTTCGAGCGTGAGGACATCACCGGTGAGGCCGCCGCATTGCGCGACGATCTTGGCCTGCTGATCAAGGAACTCGAGGAGGCCTGCGACAAGTTCGAGGTGTCCAAGCAGCGCCAGCTCGAGCGGGAAGCTCGCACGGGCAAGAAGGTCACCGCGTTCGAGCTGCACCAGACCGCCGGCAAGCTGGCGATGAGCAGGCGGTAGCCAAGCAGTGCGCATCGGCTCCATCGAGCTTGCCAGCCCGGTGGTCTTGGCACCGATGGCAGGCGTGACCAACGTCGCTTTCCGGACGCTGTGCCGTGAGCTCGAGCTGGCCCGGGTCGGCACCGTCAGCGGGCTCTACGTCTGCGAGATGGTGACCGCGCGTGCCCTCGTCGAGCGGCACCCGGTCACGATGCACATGACAACGTTCGCCGCCGACGAATCGCCGCGCTCGTTGCAGCTCTACACCGTTGACCCGGCCACCACCTACGCGGCGGCCAAGATGATCGCCGACGAGGGCCTCGCCGACCACATCGACATGAACTTCGGCTGCCCGGTGCCCAAGGTCACCAAGCGCGGCGGGGGTGCGGCGCTGCCGTTCAAGCGGCGCCTGTTCGGCCAGATCGTCGCCGCGGCGGTGCGCGCCACCGAAGGCACCGACATCCCGGTGACGGTGAAGTTCCGCATCGGCATCGACGACGAGCA from the Mycobacterium lentiflavum genome contains:
- a CDS encoding NUDIX hydrolase, with the translated sequence MRTALVLVIRRDDNGHWEAPGGVLELQEPFEGGVRREVLEETGLEVTVERLTGVYKNLTHGIVALVYRCRPADGDAHPTAEAREVRWMTREEVQSAMNPAFAVRVLDALQDDVHSRAHDGMNLVSD
- a CDS encoding helix-turn-helix transcriptional regulator — its product is MATLGISTAATVSATFPELLTAEQVAELLGVSAATVSRWGALREHGADVGPPCYTLSDRVRRWDAAEVRVWLKQVRR
- a CDS encoding TIGR04255 family protein, which gives rise to MLREVSVDPAWQNAPAALVTMEIRHPATDSLTESSSRELKSLLADDLPIERQAQDVAWAMSPGGGPAPTAEQFARYVNRDGTLAASIKSQAIVVETTAYATFEALSDVAMRVIEARSQVSSIVGVERIGLRYLLEIRVPLGADGRIDWAEWIAEPLLGPQRIAPGGLTLTEWQGAAVYREQQPGKSMIVRYGPGIGQALDPNYYLRRTLPAQPGPFFQLDIDSFWTPAASIPEYNRDAVRATFHNLYEPARAVFQEMLTSRLRDDLQA
- a CDS encoding SAM-dependent methyltransferase, encoding MARSQSDRWDLATSVGATATMVAAHRALSHDEKLIDDPYAAALVRAVGIDVYVRLVNGEIPVGGNADFDPRRTAEGMACRTRFYDQYFLHAARSGVAQAVILASGLDARAYRLPWPAGTVVYEVDMPDVIEFKTLTLGDLGAQPTAERRTVAIDLRDDWAGALRAAGFDPKAPSAWSAEGLLVYLPDEAQDALFDNVTELSAAGSQLAFEFVPDTAIFADPRWRAHHDRMSELGFEVDFNDLVYHGHRSHLVDHLRHRGWEVSSQTVKELHAANGFHYPEDEVAQAFADVTYSRALRS
- a CDS encoding nucleoside deaminase, which gives rise to MTDFAQRTIELARQNVVEGGRPFATVIVQDGEVLAESANKVAQTNDPTAHAEILAIREACMKLGTEHLVDAIIYVMAHPCPMCLGSLYYCSPKEVVFLITRESYEQYYLDDRKYFEVSTFYDEFAKNWDRRRLPMRYQPQDAAVQVYRLWNERNGGERKSTVVPS
- a CDS encoding oxygenase MpaB family protein — encoded protein: MDESAISVHASDAVASGCPVSQSGYNAPPLGPDSLTWRYFGDWRGMLQGPWAGSMQNMHPQLGAAVSDHSTFFRERWPRLLRSLYPIGGVVFDGDRAPVTGAEVRDYHVNIKGVDEQGRRYHALNPDVFYWAHATFFVGTIHVAERFCGGLTEEQKRQLFDEHIDWYRMYGMSMRPVPASWEDFQVYWDHMCRNVLENNEAARAVLDLTDLPKPPFARKVPDWLWAAQRKLLAPFFVWFTVGLYDPPVRQLMGYQWSRRDEWLHRRLGDFVRLVFACVPARFRKHPRARAGLDRASGRIPADAPLVHTPARNLPPVDERDNPMHYCPKVS
- a CDS encoding TetR/AcrR family transcriptional regulator — encoded protein: MQSGQRRGRWSGVPLESRHALRRDNLIAAGVQLLGSERGPALTVRAVCRKAALTERYFYESFSDRDEFVRAVYDDVCARAMTTLTSADTPREAVEQFVELMVDDPVRGRVLLLAPTVEPILTLSGAEWMPSFIDLLQKKLSNIGDPVLQKMIATGLVGGLTSLFTAYLNRQLGATRKQFIDYCVNMLFNSAAPYVSPLDGVSE
- a CDS encoding acyl-ACP desaturase yields the protein MPASAELTDLQLLHELEPVVEKYLNRHLSMHKSWNPHDYIPWSDGKNFYALGGQDWHPEQSQLSDLAQVAMVQNLMTEDNLPSYHREIAMNFGLDGPWGTWVNRWTAEENRHGIALRDYLVVTRAVDPVELEKLRIEVVNRGFSPGQNHQVRDDLFAESLFDSVIYVTFQELATRISHRNTGRACNEPIADQLLGKISADENLHMIFYRDVSEAGFEVDPNQATRSLHKILRNFQMPGFQVPEFRRKAVYIAVGGVYDPRIHLDEVVMPVLKKWRFFEREDITGEAAALRDDLGLLIKELEEACDKFEVSKQRQLEREARTGKKVTAFELHQTAGKLAMSRR